A section of the Malus sylvestris chromosome 17, drMalSylv7.2, whole genome shotgun sequence genome encodes:
- the LOC126609676 gene encoding 2-hydroxyacyl-CoA lyase-like, translating into MGESTTTAVDGNQLIAKALARFGVDRMFGVVGIPVTSLANRAVSLGVRFIAFHNEQSAGYAASAYGYLTGRPGVLLTVSGPGCVHGLAGLSNAMANAWPMVMISGSCDQKDFGRGDFQELDQIAAVEPFSKFSAKAKSIKEIPDCVFQALAKAGSGRPGGCYLDFPSDVLHQTISEAEAESLLATAAEKFGESEKVLCVQNSQIEEAVSLLRHAERPLIVFGKGAAFARAENELGKLVERTGIPFLPTPMGKGLLPDTHELAATAARSLAIGKCDVVLVVGARLNWLLHFGEPPKWSKDVKFILVDVSKEEIELRKPHLGLVGDAKLVLEKINLGIKDDPFCLGKSHPWVAAISSKVKDNVSKMEAQLAKEVVPFNFLTPMKIIRDAIAGLGSPAPILVSEGANTMDVGRSVLVQTEPRTRLDAGTWGTMGVGLGYCIAGAVASPDRLVVAVEGDSGFGFSAMEVETLVRYQLPVVVIVFNNGGVYGGDRRSPDEISGPYKDDPAPTSFVPSAGYHTLIEAFGGKGYLVGTPEELKSALSESFSVQKPAVINVIIDPYAGAENGRLQHKN; encoded by the exons ATGGGTGAATCAACCACAACCGCAGTCGATGGCAACCAGCTGATCGCCAAGGCCCTTGCCCGGTTCGGCGTCGACCGCATGTTCGGAGTCGTGGGAATTCCCGTCACCTCACTCGCGAACCGCGCGGTTTCGCTCGGAGTTCGGTTTATCGCCTTCCACAACGAGCAGTCGGCGGGTTACGCCGCCTCTGCCTACGGGTATCTAACGGGTCGACCCGGAGTTCTCCTCACGGTCTCGGGTCCCGGATGCGTCCACGGGCTCGCGGGTCTTTCCAACGCCATGGCCAATGCTTGGCCCATGGTGATGATCTCGGGTTCGTGCGACCAGAAAGATTTCGGCCGTGGAGATTTCCAGGAGCTCGATCAGATCGCCGCCGTCGAACCCTTTTCCAAATTCTCCGCCAAAGCTAAATCAATCAAAGAAATACCGGATTGCGTGTTTCAAGCTCTTGCAAAAGCCGGTTCGGGTCGACCCGGAGGGTGCTATTTGGATTTTCCGTCGGATGTACTGCACCAGACAATTTCTGAGGCGGAGGCTGAGAGCTTATTGGCCACCGCCGCCGAGAAATTCGGAGAGTCGGAGAAGGTTCTGTGTGTGCAGAATTCGCAGATTGAGGAGGCCGTTTCGCTGCTCCGGCACGCGGAGAGGCCGTTGATTGTTTTTGGTAAAGGGGCTGCATTTGCTCGAGCGGAGAACGAGTTGGGTAAGCTGGTGGAGAGGACGGGAATCCCATTTTTGCCCACTCCAATGGGGAAGGGGCTGTTGCCGGACACTCATGAGCTGGCGGCGACCGCAGCAAGGTCTCTGGCGATCGGGAAATGTGACGTGGTGCTTGTCGTTGGCGCAAGGCTTAACTGGCTTTTGCACTTTGGTGAGCCGCCCAAGTGGTCCAAGGATGTGAAGTTCATTTTGGTTGATGTTAGCAAGGAAGAGATTGAGCTGCGAAAACCACATTTGGGTTTGGTTGGAGATGCAAAGTTGGTGTTGGAGAAGATCAATTTGGGGATCAAGGATGACCCCTTTTGTTTGGGGAAGTCTCATCCGTGGGTTGCAGCGATTTCGAGTAAGGTGAAGGACAATGTTTCGAAAATGGAGGCTCAGTTGGCTAAGGAAGTTGTGCCATTTAATTTCTTGACGCCAATGAAGATTATTAGAGATGCAATTGCAGGGTTGGGGAGCCCTGCTCCTATATTGGTTTCCGAGGGGGCTAACACTATGGATGTGGGTCGGTCTGTGTTGGTTCAGACCGAGCCGAGGACCAGGTTGGATGCAGGGACTTGGGGAACAATGGGGGTTGGATTGGGTTACTGCATTGCGGGTGCGGTAGCTTCTCCTGACCGGCTTGTTGTTGCAGTGGAAGGGGATTCAGGATTTGGGTTCAGTGCAATGGAAGTTGAG ACATTGGTTCGATACCAGTTACCTGTTGTTGTGATAGTCTTTAACAATGGTGGTGTATATGGTGGCGATCGAAGAAGCCCGGATGAAATTAGTGGGCCTTACAAGGATGACCCTGCTCCCACTTCCTTTGTCCCAAGTGCGGGTTATCACACTCTGATTGAAGCTTTTGGAGGCAAAGGCTATCTTGTTGGGACACCTGAAGAACTCAAGTCCGCCCTTTCAGAATCCTTCTCGGTACAAAAACCAGCTGTTATAAATGTAATTATCGATCCTTATGCTGGTGCAGAAAATGGGAGGCTTCAACACAAGAACTGA
- the LOC126609682 gene encoding uncharacterized protein LOC126609682 isoform X1, translated as MIKRRFYKLEHGARDGPSNSSSSSSDSEIEPHATYDSDEEEEEYDAVEQLKDDAQSCSTSSGYQSEDSSANEVPVDSSGLPITEDDDASTGHEIPDLIADQLLGKSGPELLEEESNIMPDEESNHFYQATDR; from the exons ATGATAAAGCGGCGATTCTACAAGCTAGAACACGGGGCCAGAGATGGCCCCTCGAATTCGTCTTCATCCTCGTCGGATTCTGAAATAGAACCACACGCCACATACGACtccgatgaagaagaagaagaatatgatgCAGTCGAACAACTCAAGGACGATGCTCAATCTTGCTCTACCTCCTCTG GATATCAGAGTGAGGATAGCTCAGCGAATGAAGTTCCTGTTGACTCCTCAG GCCTACCAATAACCGAAGATGATGATGCTTCAACAGGACATGAAATACCAGATCTTATTGCCGATCAGTTGCTTGGTAAAAGTGGTCCAGAATTACTAGAGGAAGAATCCAACATCATGCCAGACGAGGAATCAAATCACTTTTACCAAGCAACTGATCGGTAA
- the LOC126609682 gene encoding uncharacterized protein LOC126609682 isoform X2 — protein sequence MIKRRFYKLEHGARDGPSNSSSSSSDSEIEPHATYDSDEEEEEYDAVEQLKDDAQSCSTSSGYQSEDSSANEVPVDSSDTLSIETPRSFRQISSDCRHYHFFPNHLTHVCFGLPPSLAPPPPSP from the exons ATGATAAAGCGGCGATTCTACAAGCTAGAACACGGGGCCAGAGATGGCCCCTCGAATTCGTCTTCATCCTCGTCGGATTCTGAAATAGAACCACACGCCACATACGACtccgatgaagaagaagaagaatatgatgCAGTCGAACAACTCAAGGACGATGCTCAATCTTGCTCTACCTCCTCTG GATATCAGAGTGAGGATAGCTCAGCGAATGAAGTTCCTGTTGACTCCTCAG ATACATTGTCTATTGAAACACCAAGAAGTTTTCGCCAAATCAGCTCGGATTGTAGACACTATCATTTCTTTCCTAATCACCTCACCCATGTTTGTTTTGGTCTTCCTCCTTCCTTAGCACCGCCACCACCCTCTCCCTAA